In the Hordeum vulgare subsp. vulgare chromosome 7H, MorexV3_pseudomolecules_assembly, whole genome shotgun sequence genome, one interval contains:
- the LOC123409001 gene encoding putative cyclin-dependent kinase F-2, whose product MAASAGKKEAAWPLTMARYERLEKLGEGINGEVFKAWDTEDNLIVAVKRLSGSGDDGFIISGLPEVMREAMCLGACRGIPSIVQRRATCVAACQREASDSFIVMDYVGRLNLRGYMQRRVRRRRPFSEDEVRRIMKQLVEGVTAVHAVGVLHLNIKPENVLLDDGTEDRKQKPKKGPVEADVSDELKEDRIVYKIGGFGMSMKGRSKRQPEVTILTPYSAPELLLHSCEYDDRVDTWGLGCIMADLLSDTGVSTFDGESDMEIMAKVFGIVGTEGIKDWSGYSGVASGQKSKLPGGRGISRLRHKFPSRKLSAAGFEVLSGLLESNPKKRLAAAEALQKPWFHNCRRGFTGFFKSCVVGVLPEK is encoded by the coding sequence ATGGCGGCTTCCGCTGGAAAGAAAGAGGCAGCCTGGCCTCTCACCATGGCGCGGTACGAGCGGCTGGAGAAGCTGGGTGAGGGCATCAACGGTGAAGTGTTCAAGGCGTGGGACACCGAGGACAACCTGATCGTCGCCGTCAAGCGGCTCAGCGGGAGCGGCGACGACGGCTTCATTATTTCTGGCCTGCCGGAGGTCATGCGGGAGGCCATGTGCCTGGGCGCGTGCCGCGGCATCCCCTCGATCGTGCAGCGCCGCGCAACCTGCGTTGCCGCATGCCAACGCGAGGCTAGCGATTCTTTCATCGTGATGGACTACGTCGGGCGCCTCAACCTACGTGGCTACATGCAGCGCCGGGTCCGTCGTCGTAGGCCCTTCTCCGAGGACGAGGTGCGCCGGATCATGAAGCAGCTCGTGGAGGGGGTGACGGCCGTGCACGCCGTGGGCGTCCTGCACCTCAACATCAAGCCGGAGAACGTGCTCCTCGACGACGGCACCGAGGACAGGAAGCAGAAGCCCAAGAAGGGGCCCGTCGAAGCCGATGTTAGCGACGAGCTCAAGGAGGACCGCATAGTCTACAAGATCGGCGGTTTCGGGATGTCCATGAAAGGGCGGAGCAAAAGACAGCCGGAGGTGACTATCCTGACACCGTACAGCGCACCGGAGCTCCTCCTGCACTCTTGCGAGTACGACGATCGCGTGGACACGTGGGGGCTTGGATGCATAATGGCCGACCTCCTCTCGGACACCGGCGTCTCCACGTTCGATGGTGAGTCGGACATGGAGATCATGGCTAAAGTGTTTGGCATCGTCGGCACAGAGGGGATCAAGGACTGGTCTGGATACTCAGGGGTAGCGTCAGGCCAAAAATCGAAGCTGCCTGGTGGCAGAGGCATCAGCCGCCTTCGACACAAGTTTCCCAGTCGCAAGTTGTCGGCAGCCGGCTTCGAGGTGCTCAGCGGGCTGTTGGAGAGCAACCCGAAGAAGCGGCTTGCTGCAGCAGAGGCGCTCCAGAAGCCTTGGTTCCATAACTGCCGACGCGGCTTTACCGGTTTCTTCAAGTCGTGCGTGGTTGGAGTCCTACCAGAGAAATAG